The following are from one region of the Coffea eugenioides isolate CCC68of chromosome 2, Ceug_1.0, whole genome shotgun sequence genome:
- the LOC113760007 gene encoding UDP-glucose iridoid glucosyltransferase-like — protein sequence MVILRAQKRSIVLVPFPYQGHTTPMLQLGKILHSRGFSIIVAHTKFNSLNTLNHPEFVFFPLEDNVSAGLDTSIGNISAVITAINENCKVSLQDSLAQMMKDRENHGHVCCIIYDAVMHFSRSVANHLNISSMVLGTFSAFYMQTHHTILRLGAENSIPLQESKLLEPVPELHALRFKDLLIPVNTEIPQTVLELLKDISNIGSSIGIIWNTTEDLDHKSLSELRQLYKVPIFPIGPFHKIVPASSTSFLKEDTSCIEWLDKQAPNSVLYISLGSLACIEEKELEETAWGLAKSGQPFLWVVRPCSVNGSNWIEQLPNGFQDCIGERGQIVKWAPQKEVLGHPAVGGFLTHCGWNSTLESLCEAVPMICRPCFSDQMANARYITHVWKVGLELEEVNDREVIGKTVKRLMIENEGKQVRQRVLDMKQKLDTSMKKSGASYQSLSDLTDFINSFPL from the exons ATGGTAATCCTCAGAGCTCAAAAACGTAGCATAGTTTTAGTCCCATTTCCTTACCAGGGGCACACCACACCAATGCTTCAGCTGGGGAAAATTCTTCATTCCAGAGGGTTCTCCATCATAGTTGCACACACTAAATTCAACTCTCTCAATACTTTGAATCATCCTGAATTCGTTTTTTTCCCGTTAGAGGATAATGTATCTGCTGGCCTTGATACCTCTATCGGTAATATATCTGCCGTAATCACAGctataaatgaaaattgcaaAGTTTCCCTCCAAGATTCACTGGCTCAAATGATGAAAGATCGGGAGAACCATGGCCACGTCTGTTGTATAATCTATGATGCAGTCATGCACTTTAGTCGCTCTGTGGCTAATCATTTGAACATATCCAGCATGGTCTTAGGAACCTTCAGTGCTTTTTACATGCAAACTCATCATACCATTCTTCGACTTGGTGCAGAAAATTCTATTCCCTTACAAG AGTCTAAGCTGTTGGAACCTGTGCCTGAACTCCACGCTCTTCGGTTTAAGGATCTACTAATACCGGTTAACACCGAAATCCCCCAAACAGTGCTAGAGTTGTTGAAAGATATCAGCAATATAGGATCCTCAATTGGCATCATCTGGAACACAACAGAGGATTTGGATCACAAATCATTATCAGAACTTCGTCAACTGTATAAAGTTCCCATTTTTCCAATAGGTCCTTTTCACAAAATAGTTCCAGCGTCATCAACTAGTTTCTTGAAAGAAGACACGAGTTGCATAGAATGGCTTGACAAGCAAGCTCCTAACTCAGTCCTCTACATAAGCTTGGGCAGTTTAGCATGCATAGAAGAGAAAGAGCTAGAAGAGACAGCTTGGGGACTGGCAAAAAGTGGCCAACCATTCTTGTGGGTTGTCCGGCCATGCTCCGTCAATGGCTCGAACTGGATTGAGCAGTTACCCAACGGGTTTCAAGATTGCATTGGAGAAAGAGGTCAAATAGTGAAATGGGCACCTCAAAAGGAGGTTCTTGGACATCCGGCAGTGGGCGGATTCTTGACTCATTGTGGTTGGAATTCAACACTCGAAAGTCTCTGTGAAGCTGTTCCAATGATCTGCAGACCCTGTTTCTCGGACCAAATGGCGAATGCAAGGTATATAACCCATGTTTGGAAGGTAGGCTTGGAACTAGAAGAGGTGAACGATAGAGAAGTCATAGGAAAAACTGTCAAAAGACTTATGATCGAAAATGAAGGCAAGCAAGTGAGGCAGAGAGTGCTGGACATGAAACAAAAACTGGATACTTCAATGAAGAAAAGTGGTGCTTCATACCAGTCCTTGAGCGACTTGACAGATTTCATCAACTCATTTCCTCTATGA